One Brassica napus cultivar Da-Ae chromosome A1, Da-Ae, whole genome shotgun sequence genomic region harbors:
- the LOC106444870 gene encoding uncharacterized protein LOC106444870 isoform X1, with amino-acid sequence MVEESKSDIEEEQGMVVNGGGNSNLEVVMAFGPSHEAKLRELLHKLCSEEIKLCSDASKEFVKLLKGETGGDLLRLYFQKSPEFAELLEAWRIRHGKQGLHYIYSLIQTVLSHPEGKGRSTDIGTALDRFCLFLSENKMDEICKGLNSKESKQQNAALGLLTSMVRRGPRLASEIAGKFDFKGFAKLAEYKTRGGGGNATRRACVVFAVSFLEVGKPRLLSDVLQKKEMYSKVLRGLGKDDDDDDTVAYVLSTLNNKILVEESMVLPSLRSVLFGIATLEQLASISARDDDGGTVNELAHDVLVKVCTDPCNGLMPDDTRKLTGNLERLLMFMKKLRATEIVYHRDLLLAIVKGRPSLASAFFEEFPYNVENFASPSWVSSISLAADLVSSVRNSFSFEFLNPDQRSTPPSGGSEVQTIMKEVQTIMKCICPRPFSRLLITRGMLCPKFFVKHGTLRFLSETLLLWDSFVTASHGCSEQIQASLERDVMGEVRSFFPDSQVLLTELKSQSDASGIQKASLKRKAVLESGVVGREKRIKRSEKDVLDEVAGDIVIGGVGLAEDPVDAQMLDGNEYLQNVSEIWASERCSKPVDSAEEAEMYLRIKIMDVLRIYVRTVPNVLEGSFDVFMKFLPNQRSSWLPAELQRAVLSFLNEYISWKPRSQSESVPTRMPPLMYMQLEVFVNLFLFSSDDDVKDLAYNLAVVAMSSTGAFDKNPSEIGAWFRFLQGFGNTKGPLKVQEAVQSTSAVVISFLYDAVRTVGKNMFKYLDIIRSSLSHLKGVSIGFSPLIVCVLQKCVKLLTVSKSLTFPEKSAISLYVCTTLKYLLQTQVDSRPLSCLVESVLSEVVDESKDSLCEWWPLRALLVFSQSLSDKKPFILHSRRTICRLADASFADTLDEIKGLVRRSSPDEIAGIVQSFSSALICARPESILENFDSVMAISWTLYGTSFSILQAMAFLEENFVGDLSKLSPDLLVRGSELTGSRSLREGTVYSETCFEDHSSITEEIKSKMDVCDTESPAFPTFLEQLPFPELLTAIKSMDISWLPRVSELLLLKVSHPKSDSFESVKLILFHLYHIRSSYKVQPAPVHCQLSKICLRLMKHLFSQISELEPSSDKVLAPSAKWKHQVAQTVLCHPVVMALLESPLDCGTLPLVQNVEIFPETSLATGRIVLSEIDQHILDLLATTCEHFLFDETHIVQKGELRDHKSIVAFKTLVETLLLEFRGKLELCVGTQSYAPLLQPSQVIHALLRFISPFKLLNLARSMLVDVEELASPNLSKIVSLGLDIAGGAFEMLTLYSQQTAAKRKIYDLLWDLEEKNYDSNLLEEVYSLACRFSTSFGLVSADTCLLKVGGAIFRGKHNQHSSAHLLTVIISQIVGRTPEDLIIHCINQASMTRAKILFYFVESSPLHRSVFGHFFYSMLSKQQGDSALTDDQFIMLLPAVLSYLSPIFAKPEKPWSRCLDITSVYSNILINGFLQWPKFSSGCIFDEKYEEILLSTTEDIDTMFKASLLGKAVRMFQDHFAWTESPTKREDLLKVFQSMFPHTSAGKEMLDCRIKEVDVQSVDCMFNVAIREVAKVELSRICLFPASSNHKRQAGSCVKKSSSEMGSNNESLFTPLLSYLVDRWQCVVKRFDGSFKGNAERKQDKCGLLCKSLENFILRNILKFLEDMCEELVHLDSLPFLEGLMKSVLLYRFDDSRTLKILREIFSLLSRGKYSYAPYIQLLISHSQFTPTISSLSSSHTGELFRPISSILKHLIIPSPDSVRVGSCSLQAPDYMKQLEIVKILRVLLSKCGKDSGIILKELHFLLLCSYGATLSEIDIELYRLIRDIELVDEEHTLDVSETGYLWGKAALKMREGLRLSQDASDGGEDDLVEDLRLRLFKENLCVDPKICALTVLYFPDQRSADDPVSEEFSPIVEDIERYDPAFILRFSMHSLSVGYIEPLEFASLGLLAVAFASMSSADLGMRKLAYDTLMMFLDVLESCTRNKQVKWIRLLLLCLKNGVEEPWQRIPTVSAVFAAEASLILLNSSHEHYVPIKKLLKSSPSLNLRGIPLFHEFLWSSAFNFKSQRLWELRLVCVGLKSDDDAKLYTRNSILEDMMSFFSTPLADDETKGLILQVVRKSVKFQARHLVQNCGLFSWCSSLISMFTTKPIGDEDFHLVIVLNVITDVLASRSVTQWLQGEEMRGGPYGECGQKSTTESDHNNNRIDHPFPLEGLVEISSRLCRLLVGGLVSIQENTTLVDLILQILSATLKISQKVRKIYQPHFTITIGGILQLFEAVANCDSPQVEASAERGLETILMSTPPFELICMDIDKLRMFLLWGTSTALKSDLRKGSNPSESRQDTKTLTKEPQEESMVAKFLRWLCASVILGKLYSKANDSDPSVLSKTKPETLLTLLDYLKTRNLEGSETKSEHIIGEAIVHLQQLLSTNYSVLPSVVCALSSMLLRNGLEIAGSESGCDYKLIESLCCGISSPPEATPDWRWSYYQAWKDLSSEPATDLQNIDERHACQHLLLIFSDMLRVEPGKSQMVLLHKSFDMSSVFDWERGLVET; translated from the exons ATGGTGGAAGAATCAAAATCAGACATTGAAGAAGAACAAG GAATGGTGGTGAACGGAGGAGGGAATAGTAATCTTGAGGTGGTGATGGCTTTTGGACCGTCCCACGAAGCTAAACTTAGGGAACTGTTGCATAAGCTTTGCTCAGAAGAGATTAAGCTATGCTCCGATGCTTCAAAAGAGTTTGTCAAGTTACTAAAAGGAGAAACCGGCGGCGATTTGTTGCGTCTATATTTCCAAAAGTCACCCGAGTTCGCTGAGCTTCTAGAGGCATGGAGGATTCGACATGGAAAGCAAGGACTACACTATATATACTCTCTTATCCAGACGGTTTTGAGTCATCCAGAGGGGAAAGGTAGATCAACTGATATCGGAACAGCTCTTGACCGGTTCTGTTTGTTCCTTAGTGAAAATAAAATGGATGAGATTTGCAAAGGATTAAATAGCAAAGAGAGTAAACAGCAGAATGCTGCGCTTGGACTGTTGACTTCTATGGTTAGACGTGGTCCACGCTTGGCGTCAGAGATAGCTGGGAAGTTCGATTTTAAGGGTTTTGCGAAACTGGCGGAGTATAAAACGAGAGGAGGGGGTGGCAACGCGACGAGGAGGGCTTGTGTTGTGTTTGCAGTATCATTCCTCGAAGTTGGGAAGCCGAGGTTGTTAAGCGATGTTTTACAGAAGAAGGAAATGTATTCGAAAGTCCTAAGAGGCCTTGGGAAagacgatgatgatgacgacACTGTGGCGTATGTCCTGTCTACGTTGAATAACAAGATCCTCGTTGAAGAATCAATGGTTCTTCCTAGTCTAAGGAGTGTTCTTTTTGGGATTGCTACTCTAGAGCAGCTAGCCAGCATTTCAGCAAGAGATGATGATGGTGGGACTGTGAATGAGTTGGCCCATGATGTGCTTGTTAAAGTTTGTACAGACCCGTGTAATGGATTGATGCCAGATGATACGAGGAAGTTGACTGGCAATTTAGAAAGACTGCTAATGTTCATGAAGAAACTGCGAGCAACAGAGATTGTTTATCACAGGGATTTGCTTCTAGCAATTGTTAAGGGTAGACCGTCTTTAGCTTCAGCTTTCTTTGAAGAGTTTCCATACAATGTGGAAAATTTTGCATCACCTTCCTG GGTTTCTTCTATTTCATTGGCAGCAGATTTGGTATCTTCAGTAAgaaattcattttcttttgagtTTCTCAATCCAGATCAACGTTCTACACCTCCTTCAGGTGGTTCAGAAGTTCAGACTATCATGAAAGAAGTTCAGACCATCATGAAATGTATATGCCCTCGACCAtttagccggttgttgatcacCAGAGGGATGCTTTGCCCTAAATTTTTTGTGAAACATGGGACCTTGAGATTCCTCTCGGAGACGCTTTTGCTCTGGGATTCGTTTGTTACGGCTTCTCATGGCTGCTCTGAGCAAATTCAGGCTTCTCTTGAACGGGATGTCATGGGTGAGGTGAGAAGCTTTTTTCCAGATTCTCAGGTGTTATTGACTGAGCTGAAGTCTCAGAGCGATGCTAGTGGGATTCAAAAGGCGTCTTTGAAGAGAAAAGCAGTGTTGGAGAGTGGAGTAGTAGGTAGAGAGAAACGCATTAAGAGATCTGAGAAGGATGTTTTGGACGAAGTGGCTGGTGATATCGTCATTGGTGGGGTAGGTTTGGCAGAGGATCCTGTGGATGCTCAGATGTTAGATGGAAATGAATATCTTCAGAATGTTTCAGAAATTTGGGCTTCAGAGCGTTGTTCCAAGCCTGTTGATTCAGCCGAAGAAGCAGAGATGTACTTGCGCATAAAGATTATGGATGTTCTTAGAATTTATGTG CGTACTGTGCCTAATGTGCTTGAaggatcgtttgatgtcttcatGAAATTTCTGCCTAATCAACGTTCTTCATGGTTGCCAGCTGAATTGCAAAGAGCTGTCTTGTCTTTTCTTAATGAGTACATCAGCTGGAAGCCAAGGTCCCAAAGCGAGAGCGTTCCTACAAGAATGCCACCACTTATGTACATGCAGTTGGAAGTATTCGtgaatttgtttcttttctcaTCAGACGACGACGTGAAGGATCTAGCGTACAATTTAGCAGTGGTAGCTATGAGCAGCACTGGTGCTTTTGACAAAAATCCAAGTGAAATTGGTGCATGGTTTCGGTTTCTACAAGGTTTTGGAAATACTAAAGGACCTCTTAAGGTTCAGGAGGCTGTACAGAGCACGTCAGCAGTTGTTATCTCCTTTTTATATGATGCAGTTAGGACAGTTGGAAAGAATATGTTCAAGTACTTGGATATTATCAGAAGTAGCCTGTCCCATTTAAAAG GTGTATCAATTGGTTTCAGCCCCCTAATTGTTTGTGTTCTGCAAAAGTGTGTGAAGCTACTAACTGTATCTAAAAGCCTTACTTTCCCGGAGAAGTCAGCAATATCTCTGTACGTTTGCACCACGCTGAAATATCTTTTGCAAACTCAG GTAGATTCCAGACCACTCTCATGTTTGGTGGAGTCAGTTTTGTCTGAGGTGGTTGATGAATCTAAGGATTCTCTATGTGAATGGTGGCCATTGAGAGCGTTGCTGGTTTTCTCACAATCTTTGTCAGACAAAAAACCTTTCATCTTGCATTCCAGAAGGACAATATGTCGACTTGCCGATGCTTCTTTTGCTGATACTCTTGATGAGATCAAAGGGCTGGTGAGACGTAGTTCTCCGGATGAAATTGCTGGAATCGTTCAGTCGTTCTCTTCTGCATTGATATGTGCAAGACCTGAATCGATTCTGGAGAATTTTGATTCTGTGATGGCTATTTCTTGGACTCTCTACGGAACATCATTCTCAATCTTACAGGCGATGGCCTTTCTAGAGGAAAACTTCGTCGGAGACCTTTCAAAGCTGTCGCCTGACTTGCTTGTGCGAGGTTCAGAACTTACTGGGTCAAGAAGTCTTCGTGAAGGAACAGTATATAGTGAGACTTGTTTTGAGGACCACTCATCCATAACTGAAGAAATCAAAAGTAAGATGGACGTTTGCGATACTGAATCTCCCGCCTTCCCTACTTTTTTAGAGCAGCTTCCCTTTCCTGAACTGCTTACCGCAATTAAAAGCATGGATATATCTTGGTTACCAAGAGTATCAGAGTTACTGCTGCTAAAAGTTTCGCATCCTAAAAGTGATAGTTTTGAATCTGTCAAATTAATACTCTTCCATCTCTACCATATACGATCATCTTACAAGGTTCAACCAGCTCCGGTACACTGTCAACTCTCTAAGATCTGCTTACGTCTCATGAAGCACTTGTTCTCTCAAATATCAGAGCTGGAACCCTCTTCAGATAAAGTGCTTGCTCCTTCTGCAAAGTGGAAGCATCAAGTGGCCCAGACTGTTCTCTGCCACCCAGTTGTGATGGCACTGTTGGAGAGTCCCTTGGATTGTGGCACATTACCTCTAGTGCAGAATGTTGAGATTTTTCCAGAAACGTCGCTGGCAACGGGCAGGATAGTTCTTAGTGAAATAGATCAGCACATCCTTGATCTATTGGCGACTACTTGTGAGCATTTTTTGTTTGATGAGACACACATTGTGCAGAAAGGGGAGCTCAGGGACCACAAGTCAATTGTGGCTTTTAAAACCTTGGTTGAAACGCTTCTCTTGGAATTCAGAGGCAAGTTGGAGCTTTGTGTTGGTACTCAAAGTTACGCGCCGCTTCTACAACCATCACAAGTAATTCATGCTTTGTTGAGGTTTATATCAccttttaaacttttaaatctTGCTCGTTCCATGCTGGTTGATGTGGAAGAATTGGCAAGCCCAAATTTGAGTAAGATTGTCAGTTTGGGACTGGATATTGCTGGCGGGGCTTTCGAAATGCTTACATTGTATTCACAGCAGACGGCTGCTAAGAGAAAGATATATGATCTGTTGTGGGATTTAGAAGAAAAGAATTATGACAGTAACCTCCTTGAGGAAGTCTATAGCCTAGCATGCAGGTTTTCTACctcttttggtttggtttcggCAGACACGTGTTTGCTTAAAGTTGGGGGTGCCATTTTCAGGGGGAAACATAATCAGCATAGTAGTGCTCACCTGTTGACCGTGATAATCTCACAGATTGTTGGTAGAACCCCTGAAGACTTGATTATCCATTGCATTAACCAGGCAAGCATGACCAGAGCCaagatattgttttattttgtggAGTCCAGTCCCTTGCATCGGTCAGTCTTTGGACACTTTTTCTATAGTATGCTCAGTAAGCAACAGGGCGACTCTGCGCTTACTGATGATCAGTTTATCATGCTTCTGCCTGCTGTGCTATCGTATCTTTCACCAATTTTTGCTAAACCCGAGAAGCCGTGGAGTAGATGTTTGGATATAACTTCAGTTTATTCAAATATACTAATAAATGGTTTTCTACAGTGGCCGAAGTTTTCTTCTGGGTGCATCTTTGACGAGAAATATGAAGAGATTCTTCTGTCGACGACTGAGGATATCGACACTATGTTTAAGGCGAGTCTTCTTGGGAAGGCAGTGCGTATGTTTCAGGATCACTTCGCCTGGACTGAAAGTCCAACTAAAAGAGAAGATCTCTTAAAGGTATTCCAGTCCATGTTTCCTCACACTAGTGCTGGCAAAGAGATGTTGGATTGCAGAATAAAAGAAGTGGACGTTCAGTCAGTAGACTGTATGTTTAATGTTGCCATCCGTGAAGTTGCCAAAGTCGAACTCTCAAGGATCTGTTTGTTTCCTGCGTCTAGCAATCACAAACGTCAAGCAGGTAGTTGTGTGAAGAAAAGTTCCTCAGAAATGGGATCCAACAATGAGAGTTTATTCACGCCGTTATTGAGTTACTTAGTTGATAGGTGGCAATGTGTTGTCAAGAGATTTGATGGTTCTTTTAAAGGGAATGCCGAGAGGAAACAAGACAAATGTGGGTTGCTGTGCAAAAGTCTTGAAAACTTCATTCTGAGAAATATTCTCAAGTTTTTGGAAGACATGTGCGAGGAGCTTGTTCACTTGGATTCCCTTCCTTTCCTGGAGGGACTGATGAAGTCTGTTCTTCTGTACAGATTTGATGACTCGAGGACATTGAAGATACTGAGGGAAATTTTCTCCTTATTGTCTAGAGGAAAGTACTCATATGCACCATATATACAACTCCTAATATCTCACTCTCAGTTTACACCGACTATCAGTTCTCTATCATCCTCACACACTGGTGAATTGTTTAGGCCTATCTCCAGCATTTTAAAACATCTTATCATCCCAAGTCCAGATTCTGTCAGAGTTGGAAGTTGTAGTCTCCAAGCACCTGACTATATGAAGCAGTTGGAGATTGTCAAAATTCTCAGAGTGCTGCTCTCCAAATGTGGGAAAGACTCAGGAATCATTCTGAAAGAACTACACTTTCTTCTTTTGTGTTCTTATGGTGCAACTCTAAGCGAAATCGACATAGAGCTCTACAGGCTGATACGTGATATCGAGTTAGTTGATGAGGAACACACGCTAGATGTTTCTGAAACAGGTTATTTGTGGGGTAAAGCTGCCTTGAAAATGAGAGAGGGACTGCGTCTCTCTCAGGATGCATCTGATGGTGGCGAAGATGATTTAGTGGAAGATCTCCGATTGAGACTTTTTAAAGAGAATCTTTGTGTTGATCCCAAAATATGTGCTCTAACTGTTTTATATTTTCCTGATCAACGAAGCGCTGATGATCCAGTAAGCGAG GAATTCTCACCTATAGTTGAGGACATTGAACGATATGATCCGGCTTTCATCCTGCGATTCTCAATGCATTCATTGTCCGTGGGATATATTGAACCTTTGGAATTCGCCAGTTTAGGCTTGCTTGCAGTTGCATTTGCGAGCATGTCTTCAGCAGATCTTGGGATGAGAAAATTGGCCTATGACACTCTTATGATGTTTCTGGACGTTCTTGAG AGTTGCACGAGGAATAAGCAAGTAAAGTGGATTAGGCTTCTGCTGCTGTGTCTGAAAAATGGAGTTGAGGAACCATGGCAAAGAATCCCAACTGTTTCTGCTGTTTTTGCCGCTGAGGCATCTCTTATATTATTGAATTCTTCTCACGAACATTATGTTCCCATTAAAAAACTGTTGAAGAGCTCACCTTCACTGAATCTCAGG GGAATACCTTTATTTCATGAATTTTTGTGGAGCAGTGCATTTAACTTTAAATCACAGAGGCTTTGGGAACTTCGCCTAGTTTGCGTGGGCTTGAAATCAGATGACGATGCTAAGCTCTACACTAGAAACTCCATCCTTGAGGATATGATGAGTTTTTTCTCAACTCCTCTTGCTGATGATGAAACTAAAGGACTAATCCTTCAG GTTGTGAGGAAGTCAGTCAAATTCCAGGCCAGACATCTAGTTCAAAATTGTGGTCTGTTTTCATGGTGTTCATCACTTATCTCAATGTTTACTACAAAGCCCATTGGAGACGAAGATTTTCACCTGGTGATTGTCTTGAAT GTTATAACTGATGTTCTGGCATCCAGAAGCGTTACACAGTGGTTGCAAGGGGAAGAGATGAGAGGAGGGCCCTATGGAGAATGTGGTCAGAAATCCACAACAGAGTCCGACCACAACAACAACCGAATTGATCATCCATTTCCCCTAGAAGGGCTAGTGGAAATCTCATCGCGTTTATGCAGACTTTTGGTTGGTGGATTGGTTTCAATACAAGAAAATACTACTTTGGTTGATTTGATTCTGCAGATACTGTCTGCTACTCTAAAGATATCACAGAAAGTACGAAAAATATACCAGCCACATTTCACCATCACTATCGGTGGGATACTACAACTCTTTGAGGCTGTTGCTAACTGCGATTCTCCTCAAGTCGAAGCTAGTGCAGAGCGTGGGCTTGAAACTATATTAATGAGCACCCCGCCATTTGAACTTATATGCATG GACATAGACAAGCTGAGAATGTTTCTTTTGTGGGGAACATCGACAGCATTGAAGAGTGACCTTAGAAAGGGATCTAATCCAAGTGAGTCTCGTCAAGATACTAAAACACTCACTAAAGAACCACAAGAGGAGAGTATGGTAGCAAAGTTTCTACGTTGGCTGTGTGCTTCTGTGATTCTTGGGAAGCTTTATTCTAAGGCTAACGATTCGGACCCGTCGGTCTTAAGTAAAACAAAGCCAGAAACTTTGCTGACATTGTTAGACTACTTAAAGACAAGGAATCTAGAAGGTAGCGAGACAAAGTCCGAACACATAATAGGGGAAGCAATCGTACACCTCCAACAGCTTTTGTCTACAAACTACAGCGTCCTTCCCTCTGTTGTATGTGCACTTTCTTCCATGCTTCTTCGTAATGGCCTCGAAATTGCAG GTTCAGAGTCTGGTTGCGATTACAAGCTCATCGAATCTCTGTGTTGTGGAATAAGCAGTCCTCCCGAGGCTACACCAGACTGGAGATG GTCTTATTATCAAGCATGGAAGGATCTTTCATCCGAACCGGCCACAGATCTGCAAAATATCGATGAACGTCATGCATGCCAACACCTTCTGCTGATATTCTCTGATATGCTTAGAGTAGAGCCGGGGAAATCTCAAATGGTGTTGCTTCATAAAAGTTTTGACATGTCTAGTGTATTTGATTGGGAAAGAGGTTTAGTTGAGACCTAG